In Gimesia benthica, a single window of DNA contains:
- a CDS encoding PVC-type heme-binding CxxCH protein, with product MFPAHCLQLPFRLRLLLACSVSLIPFLNPHNAFSETPYTPAIAEASQEGEQAISGFRVPEGMHVSLFAAEPLMANPVAFCIDEQGRFYVAETYRQSKGVEDNRSHMDWLHDDLSAETVADRVAYFKKHLKENVKDYTLEHDRIRLVEDRDHDGKADHASVFADGFNNIEDGTGAGVLARGGYVYYTCIPHVWRLKDTAGEGKATLREKLSSGYGVRVAFRGHDLHGLKLGPDGRLYFSIGDRGYNIKTKEGKHLFRPDTGAVFRCNLDGTELEEFAYGLRNPQELAFDDYGNLFTGDNNSDSGDKARWVYVVEGGDTGWRMYYQYLSDRGPFNREKIWHPAHEGQPAYMVPPIVNLSDGPSGLVHYPGVGLSDRYKGHFFLADFRGTPSRSGIRSFAVKPKGASFELTDSHEFIWQILATDVDFGYDGSMYVSDWVNGWNGLGKGRIYQFTDTRHAGEAKEVHSAELMKEGFSERSTEVLVGLLAHPDQRIRMEAQFALVNRSALDSLQKVALNGKDLFARLHAIWGIGQLGRQTSSAVAGIQSLLKDQASEVRAQTAKVIGEAGFSSATPTLIELLKDSNARVQYFAAVALGHFKSQAAVPALFELLKLNNNADPMLRHSAILALSRIEAADQLIAAANNESAAVRLAAVVALRRLQRKEVGLFLQDSDPQVVLEAARAINDAPIPAAVPDLAAVSLSPDIADPLLRRVMNANFRLGGAENAALVAKIAADKNVPETLRLEAIQELSQWNEPEPLDRVLGRWQPIENRQPVELAVIVGPIVPDLFSSSEKIKEAGTGLAAKYGIKEAAPMLAKMVEDAKRPVDVRVASLKALDKLGYPGISEIAKTAIRDKHAALRVAGRNVLARHEPEAALQPLEQAIESGQTSEKQGAIETLAEMQIQEATTILTKWMQRLVKQEVPAEIQLDLLKAAAQKKSPELDQLRDQFEAQRPKGDALANYLESLSGGNAARGREIFFGRSDTSCRRCHQIRNNGGEVGPDLSGIGRDKDRRYLLEAIVAPNKAIAKGFETAVLALLDGKVVVGIIRNETDDTLEVMDAKGTVIRVPKDEIDERATGKSAMPEEIVKQLSKDDLRDLVEFLFQQKQKPKGPSAKHEG from the coding sequence TTGTTTCCTGCCCACTGTCTGCAACTCCCGTTTCGTTTGCGTCTCCTGCTGGCCTGTTCGGTCAGTCTGATTCCCTTTCTGAACCCTCACAATGCTTTCAGCGAGACGCCTTATACTCCTGCGATCGCCGAAGCATCGCAGGAAGGGGAGCAGGCGATTTCGGGCTTTCGCGTTCCCGAAGGGATGCACGTCAGCCTGTTTGCTGCGGAACCGCTGATGGCCAATCCGGTCGCCTTCTGCATTGATGAACAGGGACGTTTTTACGTAGCAGAAACCTACCGGCAGTCTAAAGGGGTAGAAGACAACCGGAGTCATATGGACTGGTTGCACGATGACCTCTCCGCAGAAACCGTGGCCGACCGCGTCGCTTACTTCAAGAAGCATCTCAAGGAAAACGTCAAAGACTACACGCTCGAACACGATCGGATCCGCCTGGTCGAGGATCGGGATCACGACGGCAAAGCCGACCATGCCAGCGTCTTCGCGGATGGCTTCAATAATATTGAGGACGGTACCGGGGCCGGCGTGCTGGCCCGCGGTGGATACGTCTATTACACGTGCATTCCCCATGTCTGGCGTCTCAAAGACACGGCAGGAGAAGGGAAAGCCACCCTGCGGGAAAAACTGAGCAGCGGTTACGGGGTCAGGGTCGCCTTCCGCGGACACGACCTGCACGGACTCAAGCTCGGTCCCGACGGTCGGCTCTACTTCAGCATCGGCGACCGGGGTTACAATATCAAAACCAAAGAAGGCAAACACCTGTTTCGCCCTGACACGGGAGCCGTCTTCCGCTGTAACCTGGACGGCACCGAACTCGAGGAATTCGCTTACGGCCTGCGTAACCCGCAGGAACTGGCGTTTGATGATTACGGCAACCTGTTCACAGGCGACAACAACTCAGATAGCGGCGACAAGGCCCGCTGGGTCTATGTTGTCGAAGGGGGAGATACCGGCTGGCGGATGTACTACCAGTATCTGTCCGACCGTGGACCTTTCAACCGGGAAAAGATCTGGCACCCCGCTCACGAAGGTCAGCCGGCTTACATGGTTCCCCCGATCGTAAATTTGTCTGACGGTCCTTCCGGACTGGTCCACTACCCGGGCGTGGGGCTCTCAGATCGTTATAAAGGTCACTTCTTCCTGGCCGACTTCCGGGGTACTCCCTCACGCAGCGGTATCCGTTCGTTTGCCGTTAAACCGAAGGGAGCTTCCTTTGAACTGACCGACTCTCACGAATTCATCTGGCAGATCCTGGCGACCGACGTCGACTTTGGCTACGACGGCAGCATGTATGTCTCTGACTGGGTCAACGGCTGGAACGGACTGGGCAAAGGCCGCATCTACCAGTTCACCGACACCAGACATGCAGGGGAAGCGAAAGAAGTTCACTCTGCAGAACTGATGAAAGAAGGCTTTTCAGAACGTTCCACTGAGGTACTGGTCGGTCTGCTCGCGCATCCGGATCAGCGAATTCGCATGGAAGCCCAGTTTGCTCTGGTCAATCGGAGTGCCTTGGACTCTCTACAAAAGGTCGCCCTGAATGGGAAAGATCTGTTTGCCCGCCTGCATGCCATCTGGGGCATCGGACAGCTGGGGCGTCAGACAAGTTCTGCAGTCGCCGGCATTCAAAGTCTGCTCAAAGATCAGGCCAGCGAAGTCAGAGCTCAGACTGCCAAAGTGATCGGGGAGGCCGGATTTTCCTCTGCAACACCTACCCTGATTGAACTGCTCAAAGATTCAAATGCCCGCGTACAATACTTCGCCGCAGTTGCCCTGGGGCACTTTAAGTCACAGGCGGCGGTTCCCGCGTTATTTGAGCTTCTCAAACTGAATAACAATGCCGACCCGATGCTGCGTCACTCGGCGATTCTGGCACTGTCCCGCATCGAAGCTGCTGACCAGTTAATTGCCGCGGCCAACAACGAATCGGCGGCAGTTCGCCTGGCCGCGGTTGTTGCTCTGCGTCGTCTACAGCGTAAAGAAGTTGGTCTGTTCCTGCAGGATTCCGATCCCCAGGTCGTACTCGAAGCGGCCCGGGCGATAAATGATGCTCCCATTCCGGCAGCGGTACCAGACCTCGCAGCTGTTTCCTTGAGTCCCGATATAGCTGATCCCCTGCTCCGCCGGGTGATGAATGCGAACTTCCGGTTGGGAGGTGCTGAAAACGCCGCCCTGGTGGCAAAGATCGCCGCCGATAAAAATGTCCCTGAAACGCTCCGCCTGGAAGCGATCCAGGAATTGAGCCAGTGGAACGAACCGGAGCCCCTGGATCGGGTTCTTGGACGCTGGCAGCCCATCGAAAACCGGCAACCGGTCGAACTGGCGGTAATCGTCGGCCCCATCGTCCCCGATCTGTTCAGCAGTTCGGAGAAGATCAAGGAAGCAGGCACCGGACTGGCAGCGAAATATGGCATCAAGGAAGCCGCCCCCATGCTGGCCAAAATGGTGGAAGATGCAAAACGTCCCGTTGATGTGCGCGTTGCATCGCTTAAGGCGCTGGATAAACTCGGCTACCCGGGCATTTCAGAGATCGCTAAAACCGCGATTCGGGACAAGCATGCCGCATTGAGAGTCGCAGGTCGTAATGTACTGGCCCGCCACGAACCCGAGGCCGCTCTGCAGCCACTGGAACAGGCCATTGAATCGGGACAAACGTCAGAAAAACAGGGAGCCATCGAGACCCTGGCTGAGATGCAGATCCAGGAAGCGACTACCATCCTGACCAAATGGATGCAGCGACTGGTCAAGCAGGAGGTTCCCGCGGAAATTCAACTGGATCTGCTCAAAGCAGCCGCTCAGAAGAAATCTCCCGAACTCGATCAACTCCGTGATCAGTTTGAAGCACAGCGTCCCAAGGGGGATGCATTAGCGAACTACCTCGAATCGCTGTCCGGCGGAAATGCCGCCCGGGGACGTGAAATCTTTTTTGGTCGTAGCGACACCTCCTGTCGGCGCTGTCATCAAATCCGCAATAACGGCGGCGAAGTCGGCCCCGATCTTTCGGGAATCGGCCGTGATAAAGACCGTCGTTATCTGCTCGAAGCAATCGTCGCTCCTAACAAAGCGATCGCGAAAGGATTCGAAACCGCCGTGCTGGCTTTGCTGGACGGTAAGGTGGTCGTTGGTATCATCCGCAATGAAACCGATGACACCCTGGAGGTTATGGATGCCAAAGGGACCGTGATTCGCGTTCCCAAAGACGAAATCGACGAACGGGCTACCGGGAAATCGGCAATGCCCGAAGAAATTGTCAAGCAGCTCAGTAAAGATGATCTGCGGGACCTCGTTGAATTTCTCTTTCAACAGAAACAGAAACCAAAAGGTCCATCGGCTAAGCACGAAGGCTGA
- a CDS encoding glucose-1-phosphate adenylyltransferase, which yields MKNVVSLILGGGKGTRLFPLTQLRSKPAVPLAGKYRLIDIPISNCINSELNRIYLLTQFNSVSLHRHIRQTYKFDSFGGGFVEILAAQQTMEGTDWYQGTADAVRKNIRCIEQSDIDYVLILSGDQLYRMDYSEMLTNHIESKADVSIATVPLSSEQASAFGIMRVDDTGRVKGFLEKPQTEEDLSMVRTPPEWIDQQGIESRGRDCLASMGIYLFNRDLLVDLLKATDYEDFGKEIFPMSIRTHKVHAHLFDGYWEDIGTIRSFYEANLALAHPQPPFDFVVEKAPIYSRPRFLPPTRCEGTQITRSLIADGCEIDEGSVIENSVIGLRCRIGKNVTIRNSVIMGADFYQDQCKELDQDDRPPIGIGDGAYIDGAIVDKNCRVGKGARIELNGRTETDFDQSDVMIRDGIIVVPKGTVLAEGWKL from the coding sequence ATGAAAAATGTTGTCAGCCTCATCCTGGGAGGGGGTAAAGGAACCCGTCTGTTTCCACTTACACAACTCCGTTCCAAACCCGCTGTTCCCCTGGCCGGCAAGTATCGTTTGATCGATATTCCGATCTCAAACTGTATCAACAGTGAACTGAATCGCATCTATCTGCTCACGCAGTTCAATTCGGTCAGTCTGCACCGTCACATCCGACAGACATACAAATTCGATTCCTTCGGCGGTGGCTTTGTCGAAATTCTGGCAGCCCAGCAGACGATGGAAGGGACCGACTGGTACCAGGGGACCGCAGATGCAGTCCGTAAGAACATCCGCTGTATTGAACAGTCCGACATCGATTACGTACTGATTCTCTCCGGCGATCAGTTGTATCGCATGGACTATTCGGAAATGTTGACCAATCATATCGAGTCCAAGGCCGACGTATCGATCGCGACGGTGCCGCTCTCCAGCGAACAGGCCTCGGCGTTCGGGATCATGCGGGTTGATGACACGGGTCGCGTGAAAGGCTTCCTGGAAAAACCGCAGACCGAAGAAGACCTGTCGATGGTGCGGACGCCTCCCGAGTGGATCGACCAGCAGGGCATTGAAAGCCGTGGCCGGGACTGTCTGGCCAGCATGGGCATTTATCTGTTCAATCGCGATCTGCTCGTTGACCTGTTGAAGGCGACCGATTACGAAGATTTCGGTAAGGAAATCTTTCCGATGTCAATCCGGACTCACAAGGTGCATGCGCACCTGTTTGACGGTTACTGGGAAGATATCGGGACGATCCGTTCCTTCTACGAAGCGAACCTGGCTCTGGCACATCCCCAGCCGCCATTTGACTTCGTGGTGGAGAAGGCGCCGATCTACTCACGTCCCCGCTTTCTGCCTCCGACACGCTGCGAAGGAACGCAGATCACCCGCAGCCTGATCGCCGATGGGTGTGAGATTGATGAAGGCTCTGTGATCGAGAACAGTGTGATTGGCCTGCGGTGTCGAATTGGTAAGAATGTAACCATTCGCAACTCGGTCATTATGGGGGCCGACTTCTACCAGGACCAATGCAAAGAACTGGACCAGGACGACCGTCCGCCGATCGGCATTGGCGATGGGGCCTATATTGATGGCGCGATTGTCGACAAGAACTGCCGCGTCGGTAAAGGAGCCCGCATCGAACTCAACGGTCGTACCGAAACCGACTTTGATCAGAGCGACGTGATGATTCGCGACGGCATCATTGTGGTGCCTAAGGGAACAGTTCTGGCCGAGGGGTGGAAACTATAA
- a CDS encoding PDZ domain-containing protein — protein MRFLMMNVIILCFSSVSVLMAEELPSIDYPALGFRTVKVLDYKKALREQGEEIPRFPPRSGNALIVKMDQYQTRINSALTVVEDTRASRSELKDRDLIVVINGKLLRSPDDGDKLLEKITHKDKLELNVIRRNRSKWERINITLEPMGDLEFSKSKVKNVKAYDDDFALARFGVHRDARPRFSDGHFQLYIKQKSQELSKLYLQLSLFLPDAPPQKDTTKIQGFIIKTDGAEYRVAIEDEEKNNPQAAEARRNKSIANFSEFYNRSTNRTRKMLDELGEKISNFEKAPEETLIEFERRGIARSQVGFARMLEGWELYDSRLKRDQRKMIADIISSKKVSFYHESVPDKPFEVTPAQKAQMKAVLTVFKDEEGNVGE, from the coding sequence ATGCGTTTTTTGATGATGAATGTAATTATTCTGTGCTTTTCATCAGTTTCCGTTCTCATGGCGGAAGAACTGCCTTCAATAGACTATCCGGCTCTGGGCTTCAGGACTGTGAAGGTTCTGGATTACAAGAAAGCACTGCGGGAACAGGGAGAGGAGATTCCCCGATTTCCACCTCGTTCAGGGAACGCGCTCATTGTAAAAATGGATCAATATCAAACCCGAATTAATAGTGCACTGACTGTTGTAGAAGATACGCGCGCTTCGCGATCAGAACTTAAGGACCGGGATTTAATTGTAGTGATCAATGGGAAATTACTACGTTCACCTGATGATGGGGACAAGCTTCTAGAGAAGATTACACATAAGGATAAACTGGAATTAAATGTGATTCGTCGTAACAGGAGCAAGTGGGAACGGATCAACATTACTTTAGAACCTATGGGCGATCTGGAATTTTCCAAGTCGAAGGTGAAGAATGTGAAAGCTTACGATGATGATTTTGCCTTAGCTCGATTTGGAGTTCACCGCGACGCGCGACCCCGGTTCAGTGATGGTCATTTTCAGCTGTATATCAAACAGAAAAGCCAGGAATTATCGAAACTGTATTTGCAGTTGTCACTGTTCCTGCCAGATGCACCACCACAGAAGGATACGACAAAAATCCAAGGTTTTATCATCAAAACCGATGGTGCAGAGTATCGAGTTGCGATAGAAGATGAAGAGAAAAATAATCCGCAGGCGGCAGAAGCGAGAAGAAATAAGTCAATCGCAAATTTTTCTGAATTCTACAATCGTTCGACGAATCGGACGCGCAAGATGCTGGATGAACTGGGCGAAAAAATCAGCAATTTTGAAAAAGCTCCTGAAGAAACTCTGATCGAGTTTGAACGTCGTGGCATTGCCCGATCACAGGTCGGTTTTGCCAGAATGCTTGAAGGTTGGGAATTATATGACAGTCGTCTGAAGAGAGATCAGAGAAAAATGATTGCGGATATCATCTCATCGAAAAAAGTGAGTTTTTATCATGAATCTGTTCCCGACAAACCATTTGAAGTCACTCCGGCGCAGAAGGCGCAAATGAAAGCTGTGCTGACAGTCTTTAAGGATGAGGAAGGCAATGTGGGGGAGTAG
- a CDS encoding pentapeptide repeat-containing protein, whose amino-acid sequence MNVDSHLVRLVHDILFREWDPLGVNADEAAFSEYSRYDVVLLQLLKREADERRVAEHLLRIQENSLGISPTDLERDKVIASRLLAAYEIAQRRIRPARSAEELLERYQTGERVFNGSRIETDESGILAGCTLNGLVLRNAYVKLSFQRVSLRGADFWDSELKGSDFSYADLRGARFVGSVLSDTSFQGARLEGAQFNNACYQLRMLKTGEFPDS is encoded by the coding sequence ATGAACGTTGACTCTCATCTGGTTCGTCTGGTGCATGACATTTTGTTTCGTGAGTGGGACCCGCTGGGTGTGAATGCAGATGAAGCCGCCTTCAGTGAGTATTCTCGGTATGATGTTGTGCTTCTCCAATTACTCAAGAGAGAGGCGGATGAACGGCGTGTTGCAGAGCATCTGCTGCGAATTCAGGAAAACTCGCTGGGGATCAGTCCGACTGATCTTGAGAGGGATAAGGTGATCGCCTCGCGACTGCTGGCTGCGTATGAGATTGCCCAGCGTCGCATTCGACCGGCCCGCTCCGCGGAAGAGTTACTGGAACGTTATCAGACGGGAGAACGTGTTTTCAATGGCAGCCGGATTGAGACGGACGAAAGTGGAATTCTGGCGGGTTGTACTCTGAATGGTCTGGTGCTCCGCAATGCTTATGTGAAGCTCTCATTTCAGCGAGTGTCACTGCGAGGTGCCGATTTCTGGGACTCGGAGTTAAAGGGCTCTGACTTCTCTTATGCCGATTTAAGGGGGGCCAGGTTTGTCGGAAGCGTGCTGAGCGACACTTCTTTTCAAGGGGCCCGGCTCGAAGGAGCCCAGTTTAACAATGCCTGTTATCAGCTGCGCATGTTGAAAACAGGTGAGTTCCCAGACAGTTGA
- a CDS encoding GNAT family N-acetyltransferase has protein sequence MLRELTASDQQLILDYAYQHELENMFVIGSFEFSDNPFEFNTYLGYFENDVLTGLGVYFGLWNDITLHAESTTVIDAFVDEFVKQNRPVKYVVAFQRHALPTLDRLQQHGITPIKVREQTLYLLEQENFHDCSTGAEVQGTSGDIDGIIRLGNIMDEQPADREVPENERARIVPEYEWLLKQDGEIIAKANVHGLSRHYAQVGGVMTHPAHQEKGYAKQTVSATCRHWFARDRQITLFVNNDNTPAIRAYTRLGFQPIGEYIHAEFA, from the coding sequence ATGCTTCGTGAACTAACCGCCTCAGATCAACAGCTCATTCTGGACTATGCTTACCAGCACGAACTCGAAAACATGTTCGTGATCGGCAGCTTTGAATTCTCTGACAATCCTTTCGAGTTCAACACTTATCTGGGCTATTTCGAAAATGATGTGCTGACGGGTCTGGGTGTCTACTTCGGCCTCTGGAACGACATCACACTGCATGCTGAGAGTACCACTGTCATCGATGCTTTTGTCGATGAGTTCGTGAAACAGAACCGGCCCGTGAAATATGTCGTCGCCTTCCAGCGGCATGCACTCCCGACCCTCGACCGTCTCCAGCAGCATGGCATCACCCCCATCAAAGTTCGGGAGCAGACCCTGTACCTGCTGGAGCAGGAGAATTTCCATGACTGTTCTACAGGAGCAGAAGTCCAGGGGACGTCAGGCGACATAGACGGCATCATTCGCCTGGGAAACATCATGGATGAGCAGCCCGCCGACAGAGAGGTGCCTGAAAACGAGCGGGCGCGTATAGTCCCCGAATACGAATGGCTACTGAAACAGGATGGCGAGATCATCGCCAAAGCCAATGTCCACGGGCTATCCCGACACTACGCCCAGGTAGGCGGCGTAATGACACATCCCGCCCACCAGGAAAAAGGCTACGCCAAACAGACCGTCAGCGCCACCTGCAGACACTGGTTCGCCCGGGACAGACAAATCACCCTGTTCGTCAACAACGACAACACCCCCGCCATCCGGGCCTACACCAGACTGGGATTCCAGCCAATCGGAGAATACATTCACGCTGAATTTGCTTGA